The following are encoded in a window of Paenibacillaceae bacterium GAS479 genomic DNA:
- a CDS encoding two-component system, NarL family, sensor histidine kinase LiaS produces the protein MAVKKPPGNEQEPNRRNRLEIIIWLLIIMGLLLILLQGIGYVEFFALQGKAALYGLSIIAVALAVTALKSTVQTTRLKEALRKLNQQQGRRKSITIPSSKDGTEESEQEEQAQEDWREQVKFTAVIEERQRLSRELHDAVSQQLFAISMTATAVSRTIEKDWERARRQVQLIEEMAAVAQSEMRALLLHLRPVHLDGKVLAQALELLVTELQVKVPMDINIEVDRTLLFHPTAEDHLFRIAQESLSNTLRHAKATKMDISLKRDGKMAKLSFIDNGIGFDLEEKKQASYGLLTMEERIHELGGHIAVMTAPGEGTAIEMWIPIEDGKGIGA, from the coding sequence TTGGCTGTAAAAAAACCTCCTGGCAACGAGCAGGAGCCGAATCGACGCAATCGCTTGGAGATTATAATATGGCTTCTTATTATTATGGGATTGCTGCTGATTTTATTGCAGGGCATTGGATATGTGGAGTTTTTTGCGCTGCAAGGTAAAGCGGCCCTGTATGGATTATCAATTATCGCGGTTGCATTAGCCGTAACGGCTCTTAAAAGCACTGTGCAGACAACCCGCCTTAAGGAAGCGCTGCGAAAACTTAACCAGCAGCAAGGCAGAAGAAAGTCAATTACGATTCCTTCCTCCAAGGATGGAACAGAAGAGTCAGAGCAGGAAGAGCAAGCCCAAGAGGATTGGAGGGAGCAGGTCAAGTTTACTGCCGTCATTGAAGAACGGCAGCGCTTGTCCCGTGAGCTTCATGATGCGGTCAGCCAGCAGTTATTTGCAATCTCGATGACCGCTACAGCGGTCAGCCGGACGATCGAAAAAGACTGGGAGCGAGCTCGCCGGCAGGTTCAACTAATCGAGGAAATGGCAGCTGTAGCCCAATCCGAGATGAGGGCGTTATTGCTACACCTGCGGCCGGTTCACCTGGACGGCAAAGTTCTGGCGCAAGCGCTGGAGCTATTGGTGACCGAGCTTCAGGTGAAGGTCCCGATGGATATCAACATTGAGGTGGATCGGACGCTACTGTTTCACCCTACGGCAGAAGATCATCTGTTCCGAATCGCACAGGAATCATTGTCCAATACATTGCGTCATGCCAAAGCAACCAAGATGGATATTTCCTTGAAGCGCGATGGGAAAATGGCCAAGCTGAGCTTTATCGATAACGGAATCGGATTTGATTTGGAAGAGAAGAAACAAGCTTCTTACGGCTTGCTGACGATGGAGGAGCGGATCCATGAGCTGGGCGGGCATATTGCTGTCATGACTGCTCCAGGAGAAGGTACAGCGATTGAAATGTGGATTCCGATCGAGGATGGAAAGGGGATAGGGGCATGA
- a CDS encoding phage shock protein A (PspA) family protein: MGIFKRVKDITKASVHEVLDKMEDPIVMLNQYLRDMEQEIHQAEVTVAKQMANERRMQQRYEEAQRSVADRDSKAEAAIRSGQEDLARTMLEEKLYFEEKTQEFSRLHAEGKAQADDLKHQLYGMKDEYYQLRNKRNELVARAQMAKAQKQMSQASASTSHLDTGSASRGFNRMEEKILRMEAEADVLRTPHGAGANPYRAQVKPENQLKVEEQLQLLKNKLNPPQEQQSSSEE; the protein is encoded by the coding sequence ATGGGTATTTTCAAACGGGTAAAAGATATTACTAAAGCATCGGTACACGAGGTTCTCGACAAAATGGAAGATCCGATTGTTATGTTGAATCAATACCTGCGTGATATGGAGCAGGAGATTCATCAAGCGGAGGTAACTGTAGCCAAGCAAATGGCAAACGAGCGTCGCATGCAGCAACGCTATGAAGAAGCGCAGCGCAGCGTAGCTGACCGCGACAGCAAGGCGGAAGCGGCAATTCGCTCCGGGCAGGAAGATCTGGCCCGCACAATGCTGGAGGAAAAGCTTTATTTTGAAGAGAAAACACAGGAATTCAGCCGTTTACATGCTGAAGGCAAAGCTCAGGCCGATGATCTTAAGCATCAGCTGTACGGTATGAAGGATGAGTACTACCAGCTTCGCAACAAGCGCAATGAGCTGGTAGCACGCGCTCAAATGGCGAAGGCACAGAAGCAAATGTCTCAAGCATCGGCCTCGACAAGCCATCTGGATACAGGCAGCGCTTCCCGCGGCTTCAATCGTATGGAAGAGAAAATCCTGCGTATGGAGGCGGAAGCGGATGTACTCCGTACACCTCACGGCGCTGGAGCAAATCCTTACCGCGCTCAGGTTAAACCGGAGAATCAGCTGAAGGTCGAGGAGCAACTGCAACTGCTGAAAAACAAGCTGAATCCGCCACAGGAGCAGCAAAGTTCTTCGGAAGAATAG
- a CDS encoding phage shock protein C (PspC) family protein, with amino-acid sequence MKQLYRSRQKKMMAGLCGGLSDYFNVDANLLRILVIILAICTSGAAILVYILAALVIPKEPVYNDYPPGSYGSYGGYNDNGRGYNEPYRSGRDARRGRTEGPFGGPYRNPSNFEGGQPGQDWNTASEPTASELDKMMDDLEKKALRKELEELKAKLANYEKGE; translated from the coding sequence ATGAAGCAACTATACCGGTCCAGACAAAAGAAAATGATGGCCGGGCTCTGCGGCGGATTGTCGGATTACTTTAACGTAGATGCAAATCTGCTGCGTATTCTTGTGATCATTCTGGCGATCTGCACGAGCGGCGCCGCGATTCTAGTGTACATCCTGGCTGCCCTGGTTATTCCAAAGGAGCCCGTATACAATGACTACCCGCCCGGAAGCTACGGCTCCTACGGTGGCTACAACGATAACGGCAGAGGGTACAACGAGCCGTACCGCTCTGGACGCGATGCTCGGAGAGGTCGTACGGAAGGTCCCTTTGGTGGCCCATACCGCAACCCTTCGAATTTCGAGGGAGGTCAACCTGGCCAAGACTGGAATACAGCATCAGAGCCGACGGCTTCGGAGCTGGATAAGATGATGGACGATCTGGAGAAAAAGGCGCTCCGTAAAGAGCTTGAAGAATTGAAAGCCAAACTCGCGAATTACGAGAAGGGAGAATAA
- a CDS encoding phage shock protein A (PspA) family protein: MSIIRRVRDITLASLNEHLEKSEDPVKLIDQFLWGTREEIIQSERLHSQYSAHSQHLKMQWLQAEQQKDKREQQAVTALKAGEEQLARIALHEKASADERAVQYRDLYEQSRLSLEDLGNNLQEMRSEYQIAYDKREYYSARMESLKLQQRMNSRYGAVGGGKQDGMFRRLDDRLSGMEHEARSLRELRQGGIDSSQGHIGAQNPAVERELEQLKRKLGQGG, encoded by the coding sequence ATGAGCATCATACGACGTGTCCGGGACATTACCTTAGCAAGTTTGAACGAGCATCTCGAAAAGTCGGAAGATCCGGTCAAGCTGATCGACCAGTTCCTATGGGGAACGCGGGAAGAGATCATCCAATCGGAGCGTCTGCACTCCCAATACTCCGCCCACAGCCAGCATCTTAAGATGCAATGGCTGCAAGCGGAACAGCAGAAGGACAAAAGAGAGCAGCAAGCTGTCACAGCGCTGAAAGCTGGCGAAGAGCAGCTGGCACGTATCGCTCTGCATGAGAAGGCTTCTGCTGATGAGCGGGCTGTCCAGTATCGTGATCTTTACGAGCAGAGCCGCCTCAGCTTGGAGGACCTCGGGAATAATCTGCAGGAAATGCGCAGCGAGTACCAGATTGCATACGATAAACGGGAGTATTATTCAGCCCGCATGGAGTCCCTGAAGCTGCAACAGCGAATGAACTCACGCTACGGTGCAGTCGGAGGAGGCAAGCAGGACGGCATGTTCCGCCGGTTGGACGATCGTCTGAGTGGCATGGAGCATGAAGCACGCAGCCTGCGCGAGCTGAGGCAGGGCGGCATTGATTCTTCACAAGGACACATAGGTGCTCAGAACCCAGCTGTCGAAAGAGAACTGGAGCAACTGAAGCGCAAGCTTGGACAAGGAGGCTAA
- a CDS encoding ATP-binding cassette, subfamily C, CydC — protein MNGLAVLSKAMFQERKDILLSILGGFIAGIAGVALFSASGYMISQTVFAPPLYTLILLTSMVKLLGLLRAASRYGERLYSHQATFSMLSRLRTSFFAKLIPLTPGILNKNRSGDLLARIVGDVESLQNYFLRVAYPPIMVVMVFLATVLFTSAISIWIAVLFVLGMLATAFVVPGIVLLGQRKINGRVREQRALLSTEVTEVLYGFRDLKVYGQLAQREGQLQQASAVLAVEQQRAAGHLLRGQSMHALVTFLISWGVLALGAYLIMDGALAGVFLAMLVMASLTVFEEAAAMATLPAYKEDSEHAARRLTETVQSTDMHSSQPGGALSVDHAVSVELSGVSFQYEGEWRPALRDISLHLSPGSKTAIVGPSGSGKSTIIELLLKLRTSTVGDIRLGDVAVSELDETSIWQAANVVLQQSHFFRGTIRDNLLLNGEEHSDEQLLDVLAKVQLPDKSLTDMVYEKGENLSDGEKQRLALARAMLRKGRLWLLDEPTSSLDYVTEQHVLKQLYAQAAKDTLILICHRLAGLEEMDRIVVIDQGKIVETGSYSELMEQRGYFYEMKKIERQMIGEASV, from the coding sequence ATGAATGGGCTGGCTGTTCTGTCAAAGGCGATGTTTCAGGAGCGCAAGGATATCCTTCTTTCGATATTGGGTGGATTTATCGCAGGCATAGCCGGCGTGGCCCTCTTTTCCGCGAGTGGATATATGATTTCGCAAACGGTATTTGCACCACCGCTTTATACTTTGATTTTGCTCACCTCGATGGTCAAATTACTTGGTCTGCTTCGGGCGGCAAGTCGTTATGGAGAACGGTTGTACTCTCACCAGGCGACGTTCTCGATGCTTAGTCGTTTGCGTACATCTTTTTTTGCCAAGCTTATTCCTTTAACGCCCGGTATACTGAACAAAAATCGAAGCGGTGATCTGCTTGCGCGGATCGTTGGGGATGTGGAAAGTTTGCAAAATTATTTTTTGCGAGTCGCTTATCCCCCGATTATGGTCGTCATGGTGTTCTTGGCTACAGTGTTGTTTACTTCTGCCATTTCGATCTGGATTGCTGTTCTGTTTGTGCTAGGCATGCTGGCAACGGCATTCGTTGTGCCGGGAATTGTTTTGCTCGGACAGCGGAAAATAAATGGTCGCGTTCGCGAGCAGCGGGCGCTGCTTTCCACGGAAGTAACCGAGGTGTTGTACGGTTTCCGGGATTTAAAAGTATACGGGCAATTGGCACAGCGAGAGGGGCAGCTTCAGCAGGCTTCCGCTGTATTGGCAGTTGAGCAGCAAAGAGCAGCCGGGCACTTGCTGCGCGGGCAATCGATGCACGCTTTGGTTACCTTCCTCATTTCCTGGGGGGTGCTAGCGCTTGGAGCCTATTTAATAATGGACGGAGCGCTTGCTGGGGTATTTCTTGCTATGCTGGTCATGGCCTCGTTAACCGTATTTGAAGAAGCGGCGGCAATGGCCACACTTCCTGCGTACAAGGAGGATAGCGAACATGCGGCTAGACGATTGACGGAAACGGTTCAGTCCACCGATATGCATTCTTCTCAGCCTGGTGGCGCGTTGTCTGTTGATCATGCCGTTTCGGTAGAGCTATCCGGTGTTTCGTTTCAATATGAAGGAGAGTGGAGACCAGCGCTCAGGGACATATCCCTGCATCTTTCACCTGGCTCCAAAACGGCGATTGTAGGGCCGAGCGGGTCAGGAAAGTCAACGATTATCGAATTGCTCCTCAAGCTGCGTACATCAACTGTTGGTGACATACGATTAGGCGACGTTGCGGTAAGTGAACTGGATGAGACGAGCATTTGGCAAGCGGCTAACGTGGTGTTGCAGCAAAGTCATTTCTTCCGGGGAACGATTCGGGACAACCTTCTTCTGAATGGAGAGGAGCATTCTGATGAGCAATTGTTGGATGTGCTGGCTAAAGTGCAACTGCCCGATAAATCTTTGACCGATATGGTGTATGAAAAAGGGGAGAATCTTTCAGACGGCGAGAAGCAGCGGCTGGCTCTGGCGCGAGCCATGCTCCGCAAAGGACGGTTATGGCTTCTAGACGAACCCACTTCATCGCTGGATTATGTGACAGAGCAGCATGTTTTGAAGCAGCTCTACGCACAGGCGGCTAAAGATACGCTTATCCTGATCTGTCATCGGCTTGCCGGATTGGAAGAGATGGATCGAATTGTGGTCATTGACCAAGGCAAGATAGTCGAAACAGGTTCCTATTCGGAGCTGATGGAGCAAAGGGGCTATTTTTATGAGATGAAAAAAATTGAACGGCAAATGATCGGAGAAGCCAGCGTATAA
- a CDS encoding ATP-binding cassette, subfamily C, CydD translates to MKRRSSLISRQMSSQRKNMALLAVISLALGAAIVSQAGLLAEAVQRIFVEGASFSSVIVLLSLLLVVMVVRTLLSYGNGKVGLRMAAAAKTNMRAAVLQKLTHATMPSTLHGQTGGKVSIALDAVDEADSYFSQYMPRMMEAAMIPILILVITFILHANTGFIMLFTAPFIPLFMILVGLKTKNKSEEKYAQLAEFSGTFLDSLQGLVTLKIFGRAHRQQQEIERSSLGYRDATMGILKIAFTNTFMLESIVMLSIGIVALELAIQLLVFKSMTFHTAFFVLLLVPEFYSLLKNTGTAFHSGRTSMGAVRKVEEMLQETAGESRDANGNEGAGTSDSIDEIQSEISHPDNLSKLPSMELDHLRFRYAPDSFELETGRILLGPGEHIAIVGKSGSGKTTLLHLISGLLKPASGTVLANGKPLSEYDETAWFEHISYITQHPYIFAGTLAENIAIGAGENITRAEIERAAEEAGLAALTAQLEHGLDTLVGEGGRGLSGGEKQRLALARAFLKRPLIILFDEPTVGLDLHTERVLQNSIAKLAKTAMMITVAHRLYTIQQADKILFMDNGVLVDSGRHEELLERLPQYAEMVDIQRNGGLSS, encoded by the coding sequence GTGAAGAGGAGATCCAGTCTGATTTCTCGGCAAATGTCTTCACAAAGGAAAAATATGGCCCTCCTCGCGGTCATTTCACTCGCGCTTGGTGCTGCTATTGTGAGTCAGGCTGGACTGCTTGCTGAAGCAGTCCAGCGGATTTTTGTGGAGGGAGCTTCCTTTTCATCAGTTATCGTGTTGCTCAGCCTGCTTCTAGTTGTTATGGTTGTGCGCACCCTGTTGTCTTATGGAAACGGTAAGGTTGGTTTGCGTATGGCTGCCGCTGCCAAGACGAATATGCGAGCAGCCGTACTGCAAAAGTTGACCCATGCCACCATGCCTTCAACCCTTCATGGACAGACGGGAGGCAAGGTCAGCATTGCTCTGGATGCTGTGGATGAGGCTGACAGTTATTTCAGTCAGTATATGCCGCGTATGATGGAAGCTGCTATGATCCCGATTCTGATTCTGGTCATTACATTTATACTGCATGCCAACACAGGTTTCATTATGCTGTTTACAGCTCCGTTCATCCCGTTGTTCATGATTTTGGTAGGACTGAAAACGAAGAACAAATCAGAGGAAAAATATGCGCAGCTGGCCGAGTTTTCAGGTACGTTTCTGGATTCTCTGCAAGGGCTGGTGACGCTGAAAATATTTGGACGGGCTCACCGTCAACAGCAGGAGATTGAACGCAGCAGTTTGGGTTACCGTGATGCCACGATGGGCATTTTGAAGATTGCGTTTACGAATACCTTCATGCTGGAATCGATCGTTATGTTAAGCATTGGCATTGTCGCTCTCGAACTGGCCATCCAATTACTCGTTTTCAAATCAATGACGTTCCATACCGCCTTTTTCGTTTTGTTGCTCGTTCCCGAGTTTTACAGCCTGTTAAAGAATACGGGAACGGCCTTTCACAGCGGCCGAACAAGTATGGGAGCGGTTCGTAAAGTGGAAGAGATGCTCCAGGAAACGGCAGGGGAGAGCAGAGACGCGAATGGCAATGAAGGAGCAGGAACATCCGATAGTATCGACGAGATCCAATCAGAAATTTCTCATCCTGATAACCTTTCCAAGCTGCCATCGATGGAACTGGACCATCTACGGTTTCGATATGCCCCGGATTCATTCGAGCTTGAGACGGGTCGGATCCTGCTCGGTCCTGGAGAACACATTGCCATTGTTGGCAAAAGCGGTTCCGGCAAAACGACCTTGCTCCATCTCATTTCCGGTTTGCTGAAACCAGCATCGGGAACGGTTCTGGCCAATGGCAAGCCACTCTCGGAATACGATGAGACCGCATGGTTCGAACATATTAGCTACATTACACAGCATCCATATATTTTTGCAGGCACATTGGCTGAGAATATTGCGATTGGTGCTGGTGAGAACATCACTAGAGCTGAAATTGAGCGAGCGGCAGAGGAAGCTGGACTTGCTGCGCTTACTGCCCAATTGGAGCATGGATTGGATACCCTTGTCGGTGAAGGAGGCAGAGGACTGTCAGGTGGGGAAAAGCAACGGCTTGCCTTGGCACGCGCTTTTTTGAAGCGTCCTCTCATCATTTTGTTTGATGAACCTACAGTTGGGCTGGACTTGCACACCGAGCGGGTACTCCAAAACTCCATTGCCAAACTTGCAAAAACGGCAATGATGATTACGGTGGCTCACCGACTATATACGATTCAACAAGCCGACAAAATCTTGTTTATGGACAATGGTGTATTGGTGGACTCCGGACGGCATGAAGAGCTTCTGGAGCGCCTGCCTCAGTATGCCGAGATGGTCGATATCCAACGAAACGGGGGGCTATCATCATGA
- a CDS encoding cytochrome bd-I ubiquinol oxidase subunit 2 apoprotein: MSYELIGISVLWLFLYGYLIVASIDFGAGFFAFYARLTKQDHLINRLISRYLSPVWEITNVFFVFFYIGIVGFFPDTAYYYGSALLVPGSIAVILLAIRGSFYAFENYGSKKNIVYLFLYGATGLLIPASLSVALTLSEGGFIVKQGETVSLDYWELFTNPLSWSIVGLAIVSVLFISGSFLTFYASRAEDHSALKLLRNYALFWSTPTIILALTAFIYLGQHNERHFQNMMDLWWLLALSVAFFMIAMWLLYNGRRYGLAFICIMLQFFCAFFAYGIGQYPYILDPYITIQSSATSPAMGFALVVVFIGGLCLLIPSLILVFKLFLFDADYVKGKK; the protein is encoded by the coding sequence ATGAGTTACGAATTGATCGGTATATCGGTACTCTGGTTGTTCTTGTACGGCTATTTAATTGTAGCTTCCATTGATTTCGGGGCGGGCTTCTTCGCTTTCTATGCACGTTTGACGAAGCAGGATCATCTCATTAATCGTCTAATTTCCCGTTATTTATCACCCGTTTGGGAGATCACGAATGTATTTTTTGTCTTTTTCTACATTGGCATCGTCGGATTTTTTCCGGACACCGCCTATTATTATGGCTCAGCGCTGCTTGTTCCGGGAAGCATTGCCGTTATACTGCTTGCGATTCGCGGTTCGTTCTATGCTTTTGAAAATTACGGTTCCAAAAAAAACATCGTGTATCTTTTTTTGTACGGAGCTACAGGTTTGCTTATTCCGGCTTCGTTGTCAGTGGCGTTAACGTTGTCTGAAGGCGGCTTTATCGTAAAACAGGGTGAGACGGTTTCTCTGGATTACTGGGAGCTGTTTACCAATCCGTTATCTTGGAGCATCGTTGGACTGGCAATCGTGTCCGTTTTGTTCATTAGCGGCTCATTTCTGACCTTTTACGCTTCACGGGCAGAGGATCATTCCGCGTTGAAGCTGTTGCGGAACTACGCCCTGTTCTGGAGCACACCGACGATTATTCTTGCACTGACAGCATTTATTTATTTGGGTCAACACAATGAGCGGCATTTTCAAAATATGATGGATTTATGGTGGTTGCTCGCGCTTTCCGTTGCTTTCTTCATGATCGCGATGTGGTTGTTATACAACGGACGTCGTTATGGATTAGCTTTCATATGCATTATGCTGCAATTTTTCTGTGCCTTTTTTGCTTACGGGATTGGGCAATACCCCTATATTCTTGATCCTTACATCACGATTCAGAGCAGCGCAACTTCACCCGCAATGGGCTTCGCGTTAGTTGTTGTGTTTATCGGTGGTTTGTGCCTGTTGATCCCATCCCTGATTCTGGTCTTCAAACTTTTCTTGTTTGATGCGGATTATGTAAAAGGGAAAAAATAA
- a CDS encoding cytochrome bd-I ubiquinol oxidase subunit 1 apoprotein: MAIDTVMWSRLVTGLTLGFHVIFATIGVGIPLMIAIAEFIGIRKRDPHYTLMAKRWARGFVISVAVGVVTGTAISLQLALVWPNFMKLAGNVIALPLFMEVFAFFFEAIFLGIYLYTWDRFKNPYIHWLLTIPIVAGAGMSAVFITTVNGFMNQPGGFVMEAGQFTAVDPVQAMLNTATFSKVFHVLSSAYLTGAALLAGIAAFAMLRKGVSAYHKKALNLMMAVVLLFGLLNTLAGDVSAKFLAEHQPEKLAAAEWHFETESGADLVLLGWLNAENEILGAIHLPKLLSFLAFGDFNAEVTGLEEFPKDEWPPLLVHYLFDVMAGIGFTLLAISVLYFLLLFWKKRNELNKWMLRIIALSAPLAFLAVEMGWFYAEIGRQPWIIRGYMRVEEAATSSPSVRILFFVFLLLYIVLGVICVIVLRRLFNNNPAEVEMEKWMKEKSNHSGGGPA; encoded by the coding sequence ATGGCAATTGATACGGTGATGTGGAGCAGGCTGGTGACAGGCTTGACGCTCGGGTTCCACGTTATTTTTGCGACGATTGGTGTCGGTATACCATTAATGATTGCGATAGCCGAGTTCATCGGAATCCGCAAAAGGGATCCCCATTATACATTGATGGCGAAGAGGTGGGCACGGGGGTTTGTCATTTCTGTTGCGGTTGGTGTCGTGACCGGTACGGCGATCTCGCTGCAGCTGGCTCTGGTGTGGCCGAATTTTATGAAGCTGGCCGGTAATGTCATTGCGCTGCCATTATTTATGGAAGTGTTCGCGTTCTTTTTTGAAGCTATCTTCCTGGGCATTTATTTGTATACGTGGGATCGGTTCAAAAATCCGTATATCCACTGGCTGCTGACGATTCCAATTGTGGCCGGAGCAGGCATGTCTGCCGTGTTTATTACGACTGTGAACGGATTCATGAACCAGCCTGGAGGCTTTGTTATGGAAGCGGGCCAGTTCACAGCGGTTGACCCGGTGCAAGCGATGCTGAATACGGCGACGTTCTCCAAGGTGTTCCACGTATTAAGTTCGGCCTATTTGACAGGGGCTGCTCTGTTAGCCGGAATTGCAGCTTTTGCGATGCTGAGAAAAGGAGTATCCGCATACCACAAAAAAGCCTTGAACCTTATGATGGCGGTTGTTTTGCTGTTCGGTTTGCTGAATACGCTGGCCGGAGATGTGTCTGCCAAGTTTTTGGCGGAGCATCAGCCGGAGAAGCTGGCAGCGGCAGAGTGGCATTTTGAGACGGAAAGCGGCGCAGATTTGGTTTTATTGGGATGGCTTAATGCAGAGAATGAAATTCTAGGGGCTATTCACCTGCCGAAACTACTCAGTTTCCTGGCTTTTGGAGATTTTAATGCAGAGGTAACGGGGCTGGAGGAATTCCCCAAGGATGAATGGCCACCGCTTCTCGTTCATTACCTGTTTGATGTAATGGCTGGAATCGGATTTACTCTACTCGCTATTTCGGTCCTGTATTTCCTGCTCCTGTTCTGGAAAAAGCGCAATGAGCTTAACAAGTGGATGCTCCGCATTATTGCACTGAGCGCACCGCTCGCTTTTCTGGCTGTTGAGATGGGCTGGTTTTATGCAGAAATCGGGCGGCAGCCGTGGATTATCCGTGGATATATGCGTGTAGAGGAAGCCGCTACTTCTTCACCGAGTGTAAGGATTTTATTTTTCGTGTTCCTGCTCCTGTACATCGTACTCGGCGTCATATGTGTAATCGTGCTAAGACGCTTGTTCAACAATAATCCAGCAGAAGTTGAGATGGAAAAATGGATGAAAGAAAAGTCTAATCATTCTGGGGGTGGTCCAGCATGA